Proteins co-encoded in one Candidatus Methylomirabilota bacterium genomic window:
- the nuoH gene encoding NADH-quinone oxidoreductase subunit NuoH yields MPPYLHHAIAGFIVLNVVIGLVTYVTLLERKFAARMQSRIGPYYVGWPHGWLQPIADALKLMMKEDVVPTATDRWVYNLAPIAFLVPCVLIFATIPFAPGLGVADLNIGVLFFLAVSSLEIVGLFMGGWGSNNKYALLSAMRAVNQIISYDLPFIFAALVPALLAGSLQMSAIVDAQRGLFGWYVCYPGLGQLAFVAFLVATLAAENRVPFDILEAESELVAGFRVEYSGMKFSLIMFAEYAHMIGTSFLGALLFLGGWLGPGADQWPLVGSLWFLLKAMFIFLVVTWVRWSFVRIRVDQILAISWKLLLPVTVLLLMATALWVVLQGPRVV; encoded by the coding sequence GTGCCCCCGTATCTTCATCACGCGATCGCTGGGTTCATCGTGCTCAACGTCGTCATCGGGCTCGTGACGTACGTGACGTTGCTGGAGCGGAAGTTCGCAGCGCGGATGCAGTCGCGCATCGGGCCCTACTATGTGGGGTGGCCGCACGGCTGGCTGCAGCCGATCGCCGACGCGCTCAAGCTGATGATGAAGGAGGACGTGGTCCCGACCGCCACCGACCGCTGGGTCTACAACCTGGCGCCGATCGCGTTCCTGGTCCCCTGCGTGCTGATCTTCGCCACCATCCCGTTCGCGCCGGGGCTCGGCGTGGCCGACCTCAACATCGGCGTGCTGTTCTTCCTGGCGGTGTCGTCGCTGGAGATCGTCGGCCTGTTCATGGGCGGCTGGGGCTCCAACAACAAGTACGCGCTCCTCTCCGCGATGCGGGCGGTGAACCAGATCATCTCCTACGACCTGCCGTTCATCTTCGCGGCGCTGGTGCCGGCGCTGCTGGCCGGCTCGCTGCAGATGTCGGCCATCGTCGACGCCCAGCGCGGGCTCTTCGGCTGGTACGTCTGCTACCCGGGGCTGGGCCAGCTCGCCTTCGTCGCGTTCCTCGTCGCCACGCTGGCCGCCGAGAACCGGGTGCCGTTCGACATCCTCGAGGCGGAGTCGGAGCTGGTGGCCGGCTTCCGCGTCGAGTACAGCGGCATGAAGTTCTCGCTGATCATGTTCGCCGAGTACGCGCACATGATCGGAACGTCATTCCTGGGCGCGCTGCTGTTCCTGGGCGGCTGGCTGGGGCCTGGCGCCGACCAATGGCCGCTGGTCGGCTCGCTGTGGTTCTTGCTCAAGGCAATGTTCATTTTCCTCGTGGTCACCTGGGTGCGGTGGTCGTTCGTGCGCATCCGGGTGGACCAGATCCTGGCCATCTCCTGGAAGCTGCTGCTGCCGGTCACGGTCCTGTTGCTGATGGCCACCGCGCTCTGGGTGGTCCTGCAAGGTCCGCGTGTCGTCTGA